A stretch of the Nicotiana tabacum cultivar K326 chromosome 6, ASM71507v2, whole genome shotgun sequence genome encodes the following:
- the LOC107772269 gene encoding coiled-coil domain-containing protein SCD2-like isoform X1, producing MDRRRTGSPVYARQWSGGSSSTGSSSPAGSPAHPRARLPPTVTGMSTIKRTQNVAAKAAAQRLAQVMASSQPPPDDDEDDDDLGFRRPTAALSTNDRRSNSNNRSSGLAAISLAKPNRSPSPALGRNFMDHTPSVRSSSTGRASMSVRTSATTTTTGAIVPPSRSSLRTPISVPPIEPPSSRLREKRLTPELGRIDLKGSGNEHEASALRDELDMLQEENDVILDKLRHTEEQREEAEARVRLLEKQVASLGEGLSLEAKLLSRKQEALRQREAALKAAQQTKDGRDEEITILRTEIENLKDDTANAMEQLQEAESEAKALRTMTQRMILTHEEMEEVVLKRCWLSRYWGLAVHYGNLLNQHFLWI from the exons ATGGATCGGCGGAGGACGGGAAGTCCGGTGTACGCTCGGCAGTGGAGCGGAGGGTCAAGCAGCACAGGTTCATCTTCGCCGGCGGGATCGCCGGCTCATCCACGTGCTCGGTTGCCTCCTACAGTTACCGGCATGTCTACAATAAAGAGGACTCAGAATGTCGCCGCCAAAGCTGCTGCTCAGCGTTTGGCACAAGTCATGGCTTCTTCTCAGCCGCCTCCTGATGACGACGAGGATGATGATGATCTAGGGTTTCGGCGTCCTACAGCTGCTTTATCCACTAACGACCGTAGGAGTAATAGCAACAACAGGAGCAGTGGTTTGGCAGCTATTTCACTAGCCAAGCCTAATAGATCTCCTTCCCCCGCG TTAGGTCGGAACTTTATGGATCACACTCCTTCTGTTCGTTCATCGTCAACTGGAAGAGCCTCGATGTCTGTTCGTAcatcagcaacaacaacaacaaccggaGCAATAGTGCCACCAAGTAGGTCATCGTTGAGAACTCCAATTTCCGTACCGCCAATAGAACCTCCTAGTAGTCGCTTGAGAGAGAAAAG GTTGACACCAGAATTAGGACGCATTGATTTGAAGGGTTCAGGAAATGAGCACGAGGCTTCTGCGCTTCGTGATGAG CTTGATATGCTTCAAGAAGAAAACGATGTTATTTTAGATAAG CTACGTCATACAGAAGAACAACGTGAAGAAGCTGAAGCTAGGGTTCGTTTGTTGGAGAAACAG GTTGCTTCTCTTGGAGAAGGACTATCACTTGAAGCCAAATTATTAAGCAG GAAGCAAGAAGCACTTCGCCAGAGAGAG GCTGCTCTTAAAGCTGCACAGCAAACAAAGGATGGAAGAGATGAAGAAATTACTATACTTCGTACTGAAATTGAA AACTTGAAGGACGACACTGCAAATGCAATGGAACAACTTCAGGAAGCTGAATCTGAAGCAAAAGCTCTTCGAACAATGACACAGAGAATGATTTTGACCCATGAAGAGATG GAGGAGGTGGTTCTAAAGAGATGTTGGCTATCTCGATATTGGGGCCTAGCTGTACACTATGGTAATTTGCTTAATCAGCATTTTTTGTGGATTTAA
- the LOC107772269 gene encoding coiled-coil domain-containing protein SCD2-like isoform X2, whose protein sequence is MDHTPSVRSSSTGRASMSVRTSATTTTTGAIVPPSRSSLRTPISVPPIEPPSSRLREKRLTPELGRIDLKGSGNEHEASALRDELDMLQEENDVILDKLRHTEEQREEAEARVRLLEKQVASLGEGLSLEAKLLSRKQEALRQREAALKAAQQTKDGRDEEITILRTEIENLKDDTANAMEQLQEAESEAKALRTMTQRMILTHEEMEEVVLKRCWLSRYWGLAVHYGNLLNQHFLWI, encoded by the exons ATGGATCACACTCCTTCTGTTCGTTCATCGTCAACTGGAAGAGCCTCGATGTCTGTTCGTAcatcagcaacaacaacaacaaccggaGCAATAGTGCCACCAAGTAGGTCATCGTTGAGAACTCCAATTTCCGTACCGCCAATAGAACCTCCTAGTAGTCGCTTGAGAGAGAAAAG GTTGACACCAGAATTAGGACGCATTGATTTGAAGGGTTCAGGAAATGAGCACGAGGCTTCTGCGCTTCGTGATGAG CTTGATATGCTTCAAGAAGAAAACGATGTTATTTTAGATAAG CTACGTCATACAGAAGAACAACGTGAAGAAGCTGAAGCTAGGGTTCGTTTGTTGGAGAAACAG GTTGCTTCTCTTGGAGAAGGACTATCACTTGAAGCCAAATTATTAAGCAG GAAGCAAGAAGCACTTCGCCAGAGAGAG GCTGCTCTTAAAGCTGCACAGCAAACAAAGGATGGAAGAGATGAAGAAATTACTATACTTCGTACTGAAATTGAA AACTTGAAGGACGACACTGCAAATGCAATGGAACAACTTCAGGAAGCTGAATCTGAAGCAAAAGCTCTTCGAACAATGACACAGAGAATGATTTTGACCCATGAAGAGATG GAGGAGGTGGTTCTAAAGAGATGTTGGCTATCTCGATATTGGGGCCTAGCTGTACACTATGGTAATTTGCTTAATCAGCATTTTTTGTGGATTTAA